CCGGCAGGCTCTTGAAGCGCTCAAACAAGCGCCGCCGCTTCCTTCTCACGGAAGCGCTTGTACATCGGACACTCAGGAGCAACCTCCCGGACCTCCGTGCACATCGCCGTGTCGTATTTCATCAGCGGCGAAGTCTTCGCGATCTCTACCGCCTCCTCCATGCTGTCGACATCGACCAAAATGTAACCTGCGACTGCCTCTTTCGATTCCACGAAGGGGCCATCGACCACGGAGACATTTCCATTCCGGACATGCACGGTCTTCCCGCCTTCTTCCAGCGGGCTGCCACCAAGGATCTTCCCCTTGCTAGCGAGGTCGTCGAACCAGGCGGTGACGTCATCCATCACCTGCGTGATTTGCGCCGGCGTCATGTCCTTGTCCCACATCCCGTGGCGGAAGAGGAACATATACTGGGACTTCTCCCGCTTCGGATTCTGCTCGGAACCGATGGGATGGTGGGCTTTGAGATTGGGATTGGCCATTGGATGTTCTGTTAGAATTTCATTGGGCCGCCTTTGCGGTCGCGGCGGTTTTCAATTGGGCCAGTCCTTGTTCGAACTGACCGCCCAGCATTTTCTCCATGTCCATGAAAAGACCGAAGGCCTTTCCAACGAAATTGCTCTTCCCGGACATCGTCCAGGTCACGAGCGTCTCGGTGCCTTGTGGCTTGAAGTCGAACTGCACGTCATTCGTCGCAGCCATCGGCTTGATGAAGTCCAGCTTGATGCGCACCAGTTCGTCCGGCTTGCTCTCGGTGATGGTCATCTGGCCTTCACCAACCTGGCTGTTTCCAGCCCAGTGGGAAATGGCACCCGTGCCTGCTGCAGGGCCTTCATAGGTCTGCTTCATCGACGGATCCATCTTCGCCCAAGGGGACCACCCCTCCCAATTCTTCAATTCATTCACCTCCGCGAACACGGTCGCCGGTGGCGCCGGAATCGCCGCGGAACGGCTGATGCGGAAGTCCGAAGGCTGCATGGCAATCACCACGATCAGCACCAGCAGGACCACTGCTAAACCAATAAGGATCTTCTTTAACATGACTGGGAGGGGCGGTTCGTTTTTCTGCTAGAAAGCGGTGGATCAGGCGGCAACAACGACCATCCAGTTCACACCGTACTTGTCCTGCACCACGCCGAAGCAAGGCGAGAAGAAGGTCTTGCCGAGGGGCATCTGGACATTCCCTCCCTCGGCCAGCGCGTTGAAGAACTTGTTTGCCTGCTCTTCGTCCGAAGGCGCTAGTGAGAGCGAAAAGCCATTGAAGCCGGGAGCTCCGCCGCCTTCGCAGCAGCCGAAGTCGGTAGCCATCAACGTCGTCTCCCCGATCTTCACCGCGCCGTGCATGACTTGGTTCGGGTCCATCTGGGGGGCACCTTCGCAGGGCTCCGGGCTGTCCTTGAAGCGCATCAGCATCTCGATCTTGCCGTCGAGAGCCTTGCTGTAAAACTCCAAGGCCTCTTCACAGCGGCCGCCGAATTGGAGGTATGGTTCGATCTTGGTGGCGGTAAGTGTAGCACTCATTTTTTCTTTGGTTCGTTCGATTTCAGCAAGGGATTCATCAACACGACGATCGGCGGGAAAGCCTCAGGACATCGGATTCTCCTTTTCTGAGATTTCCCGTCCTCGCCGGAAAATCAGGCCTTCCCATAAACAATGGTTTTGAAGCCCCCCATCGCCATCTTCGAACAATCGAAGGGCATGTCGTCAGGGGAACACATTTCGGACATCCGCGGATCCGCCATCACCTTCGCGTTCACTTCATCGCGGTGCTCCTTCGAATTGTAAACGATGTAGGCGAAGATCACG
This portion of the Luteolibacter luteus genome encodes:
- a CDS encoding YciI family protein — its product is MANPNLKAHHPIGSEQNPKREKSQYMFLFRHGMWDKDMTPAQITQVMDDVTAWFDDLASKGKILGGSPLEEGGKTVHVRNGNVSVVDGPFVESKEAVAGYILVDVDSMEEAVEIAKTSPLMKYDTAMCTEVREVAPECPMYKRFREKEAAALV
- a CDS encoding SRPBCC family protein; its protein translation is MLKKILIGLAVVLLVLIVVIAMQPSDFRISRSAAIPAPPATVFAEVNELKNWEGWSPWAKMDPSMKQTYEGPAAGTGAISHWAGNSQVGEGQMTITESKPDELVRIKLDFIKPMAATNDVQFDFKPQGTETLVTWTMSGKSNFVGKAFGLFMDMEKMLGGQFEQGLAQLKTAATAKAAQ
- a CDS encoding VOC family protein, coding for MSATLTATKIEPYLQFGGRCEEALEFYSKALDGKIEMLMRFKDSPEPCEGAPQMDPNQVMHGAVKIGETTLMATDFGCCEGGGAPGFNGFSLSLAPSDEEQANKFFNALAEGGNVQMPLGKTFFSPCFGVVQDKYGVNWMVVVAA